The DNA window ACCGGCTCGCCCAGCCCTACGGCGGCTACATCTCGCCGGGCTCCACTCTCGACGAGCTGCGCATCTTCGTCAGCCAGTGGGACACCCGGGCCCGGGAGAGGGCGCCCTACCGGGTTATCCAATTCGCTGTCAACCCGTTCAAGCCGGATTAGCGACCAGCGGTCGCGTTGTAGATCCGGGCGCCGGTGTCCGACTGCGAGGGCTGAGCCGGTACTCGGTAGCGACCTTCTCGCGGACCTTGTGCAACCACCGTCCCACCTTGGTCCTATGCGCTGGTGGATGACGCGCAACCGGCGGCGCCGGTGCCTGGCCCGAGCTGCTGACTTCGGCAATAGCACACGTCACGAGGGTAGACCCCAAAGTGCCACCATGCCATCATGGTGGCATGGACACCACCGCCGCGCACGCATCGCAGGGAACCATCGCCCTCACACTGCGCCTGCCGGCCGAGCTGGCCGAAGCGGTCAAGAACTACGCGTTTCTCACGAACACCTCGGGCAACGAGGTGATCAAGCGGGCTGTCATCGAGTACATGAAGGCGCATGCGCAAACCGACATGGTTCGCGCGGCCTTCGAGAAGGCGCTGGAACAGCACAAGGTTGCGTTCGACAAGTTGGCCGACCTTTGATGTTCACCTTGTATCTGACCTGCGACAACGTGGGGATGCTCAACGCGCGGTTCGTTGGCCCCGACATGCTCCGAAACTTTGGGTTGCTCGATGCGGCGGTGATGCGGCCGCAGGCGAGTGTCGGCAACGCCTGTCTTCTACCAAATCAACGGTTATGAGCTGTCGGTTGACGACACGCCGTTGTTGCCCTCGTGGTGGATGTTGCCGAGGGTCAGCTTGATGTACCCAACATCGCGGCCACTCTCAAAGCCTGGGTGCGACCGCTCCCAGTGGCCGACGATTGGATGGGCACGCCCGACTGATAGCGCGCATGCGCCTGATGGGCTCGCGATCACGACCAGCTCAACCCGTTCAAGCCAACAACCTGCGCGTGACGAGCGGGGGATGTCATCGGGTCCGAGCCGAGAACGAAAGATTTGATGATGCCTGAAGCTGGAAAGCGGTTTGCGCTGGTTACCGGCGCCGCGGTGGTCGCGCTGGCGGCCCTGTGCGTCGGCGGCGGCGCCGGAGCGGCGACCACCACGGCGGCCCCGCCGACGCCGACGACGTCCGAGCGGCCCGGCTCCGAGTCCCCTCCCGCGGAGCCCACCAGGATCGAAGAGGAGCCGCACGACCTCGGCGGCGGCGCCGGCGGCGGCATGGGATGAGCATTCGCTCATAGCCATTACATAAGTGGTGCATAGCCGCGGGCATCGTTCGCGGATGCATCATTTGTCTCATGAGTGAAACACCCGAAAACACGACAGTGCGGTCCTCGACCGCAACGGACCCGGCGCCCGTTCCCGCGACCGGGGCGCCCCACAAGACTCCGCGGGTTTTCCAGGTCGCGGCGTGGGTCGCCATCGTCGCCGGCACGGTCTTCATCGTGGCGGTGATCTTCTTCACCGGCTTCGTGCTGGGCCGGCACGCCGGGTTCCCCGGACACCATGGCGGCTTCCACCACCACAAGCACCACGCGATGATGATGCATCCGCACGGTCCGGGCGGGCCCGGCGGCGCGGGCCCCGCGGCGATGCCCGGCGGCGGGCCCGGGACGACGCGGCCCGGTAGCGGCCCTGGACAGGTGCCGTCCTCGGTCTCCCCGTCGGTGACGCCTTCGCCGTAGCGAACCGCGCGGTGGCCCGGCGCTCGACGGAGCGCCGGGCCGTCGGTGTCACGCCGATCGGCCGGTGCCGCGGGTCTTGCGCCGGGTGACGAACAGGTCGCGCCAGGACGCCACCTCCGGATGCTGCTTCAGCAACGCCCGCCGCTCCCGTTCGGTCATGCCACCCCAAACACCGAACTCCACCTGGTTGTCGAGCGCCTCGGCGAGGCACTCGGCGATGACGGGACAATGCCGGCAGATGGCGGCCGCGTTGCGCTGCGCCTTCCCGCGAACGAATAGTTCATCGGGATCGCTGGAAAGGCACCGCGCTTGCGACACCCAGTCGGTGGTGGTTTCGGCTGCGGCGAGGGTGCGGACGTAGGCGGGTTTTGTTCTCACTCTCGATGCTCCTGTGCGCGGTTCGTGTTCGCCCGCCCCGGGCGACCACTATTCCCGCGCGGCTCAGCAGTGTCTGTCCGCCGAACGGCGGGTGCACGGGATGAATCAGAGTGTCCCCCGATTGGGGGAACGGCAGCCCGCCGCTGTGGGAGACTGACCGCCATGATCGGCGCGCCGGCGACCGACAAGGTGCGTGTGGTCGTGGGCGAAGACCACCCGCCGTTCCGCAGTGGCCGCATGCGCGCGCCGGCATCGAGCGGCGAGGTCGACGCCCGGTGATCGCCGCGGGGCTGTCGCTGCGGCGCTGTGGCGCGGACTGCTCGAGGAGCGTGGGCCGCCCGCTGGCTCGATTCGTCGACTTCGTCTCCGCCGAACCCGTCCGACTGTCGGCGTTCCTGCGCTTGCCGCTGATCGGTCTGATCGTCTTGCTGGTCTCGGTGTGGGAGGTCGAGCACTGGTTGCCGCTGGCCTATGCGCTGATACTCAGCGCTTACAGCGTCGCCGCGCTGGTGTGGGCGGTGGTGGTGCTGCGCGGCCCGGTGCCGCCGTGGGCCGGCTGGGTCTCGACGGGCATCGACGTCCTGGCCGTGGTGGCGCTGTGCGTGGTGTCGGGAGGGGCCACCGTGGCGTTGCTACCGGTGTTCTTCCTGCTGCCGATCTCGGTGGCGTTCCAGGACCGCCCGGCGCTGGCCGCAGCCGTCGGCGTCTGCACCGCCTTCGGTTACCTCGGTGTGTGGATCGTCTATTCCAAGCGTGACGACACGGTCGAGCTGCCGACCGTGGTCTACACGCATTTCGGGTTGCTGCTGTGGTTGGCGGCCGCGATGACCGCGCTGTGTTACTTCCTGACCCGCGCCGCGGCGCGCGTGGCGGCTCTGCTCGACATGCGCCGCACTCTTGTCGCGGAATCGATGCGCGCCGACGAGCGGCACTCCCGCGCACTGGCCGAGGAACTGCACGACGGACCGCTACAGGACCTGCTGGCGGTGCGACTCGACCTCGACGAAGTCCGGGAGCGCTGTACCGACCCGCGGCTGGATGCCGCCTACCGGGCGGTGCAGAACACGGTGACCCGCCTGCGCGGCACCGTCACCGCGCTACATCCCCAGGTGCTCACCGAATTGGGTCTCACC is part of the Mycobacterium sp. HUMS_12744610 genome and encodes:
- a CDS encoding sensor histidine kinase codes for the protein MIAAGLSLRRCGADCSRSVGRPLARFVDFVSAEPVRLSAFLRLPLIGLIVLLVSVWEVEHWLPLAYALILSAYSVAALVWAVVVLRGPVPPWAGWVSTGIDVLAVVALCVVSGGATVALLPVFFLLPISVAFQDRPALAAAVGVCTAFGYLGVWIVYSKRDDTVELPTVVYTHFGLLLWLAAAMTALCYFLTRAAARVAALLDMRRTLVAESMRADERHSRALAEELHDGPLQDLLAVRLDLDEVRERCTDPRLDAAYRAVQNTVTRLRGTVTALHPQVLTELGLTAALRELISDYEQRGNFVIEADLEDVDRPRSQSLLYRAARELLANVYKHAGARTVQVGLTREVDTITLSVVDDGRGFDPAIVRRRVPQGHIGLASLMVRIDAMGGSMNLTSTPGGGTRVSVTTAAGAD
- a CDS encoding WhiB family transcriptional regulator; this translates as MRTKPAYVRTLAAAETTTDWVSQARCLSSDPDELFVRGKAQRNAAAICRHCPVIAECLAEALDNQVEFGVWGGMTERERRALLKQHPEVASWRDLFVTRRKTRGTGRSA
- a CDS encoding DNA-binding protein, which gives rise to MDTTAAHASQGTIALTLRLPAELAEAVKNYAFLTNTSGNEVIKRAVIEYMKAHAQTDMVRAAFEKALEQHKVAFDKLADL